The stretch of DNA CATCAGCCCGCCGTGAAACCCATGCTCTACTGGAGAAGAATCCGGAGCTGATTAAATCATTGCCAGAAAACTTTATGGCTGAAGAAGTTAGCCTGCTTCTAAAGGAAAACCAAGCTATTATAGCTCTTGCTAAAATCCAGGAGCAGAAGATTGCCATTGCGCCAAAAACGCCTGAGTATTTTGGGGCGCTTTTTCTCGAAGCGCAAATATTGAAGGCGTTGCGGCGCGGAGAAGAGGCTGATTACATATTGCTAACGATTAGCGCCGATGGAGAACTCGGCGGTGCCGATCGCGCTATGCTGCAAATTACCAAAGATGCCTGGAATGCGAACGATCACGACCGCGCCTTTCAGTTTATCAATAGACTTCTCGAGCGTTTTCCCGAAACTAGCTACAAGGATGAAGCTCTGTACATTAAGGGACATCTCTTTGAGGAGACCCACCAACTAGCAGAAGCTAAGAATGTTTACTTGGAACTACATGACTCCACTGTCAGCCTAGAAATAAAATTAAAAACTCTTAAGCGCATTGCCTGGCTGTATTTGCAGCAAGAAAGCTATGTATTTGCGGCTGATTCCTTTCAGAAAATGTTTGCAACCGCCGAAGAGATGCTAAGCACGGCGCAAAAACCCAAGTTCGATGAGCTAGATAACCTCCATCATCATGCAATGTTTTGGCAAGCATTCGCATTGAGCGAATTAGACAGTGCTACGCTTCGAACATTACACCATCCCTCTGCCGAAAGCATTTGGGAATCGCTGTCCAAAATGCAACCGCCAACCTTTTACAGCATGCTTGCTGGAAAATTTCTAGCTGGCGGCACCTCCGAACTAAAACTCGTATCTCGTAGCTCACATACCGACTCAGATATGCGCCAATGTGTGCTAGACTTACCTGCGCGCTTAATTGATACATTAGCCGAGCTAAAAAGTGTCGATCTTTCTCAATTTGCTCAGTTTGAGGTGGACTGGTTTCTTGCTAATCAGATGGATTCTGCGAAGTTTTCCGAGTTATCAAGGACCCCAATAGTAAGAATTCAAACCGACACAACCAGAGCTAGCTTATACTCCCAATTTGCAAGCCCTACTTTGGCAATACGAGCGGCGAGTCGCGCCTTAAAAGAAGTTGCACCTTTAGAAACAAGCGACGAGCGTTTGAGCAGGTGTGCCGACTTTCTATTGGACTTGAGTTACCCGACAGCAGAAATTGAGGTATTCCGCGAAGCCGCTAGCACATTTAGCGTTAGCGAATCAACGCTTCTAGCCATCGCCCGAACAGAAAGCCATTTCGACCCAAAAGCCATTTCCTCGGTGGGAGCTATGGGACTCATGCAGCTCATGCGAGAAACGGCGAAGACCGAAGGTTTACTCGCCGAAAATGATCTCTTCGATCCCAAAACTAACATTTCCCTGGGAACCAAACATATTTCCCGCCTTTTATCCACCTACGATGGCAACAAAATATTTGCAATCGCCGCCTACAATGCCGGACAATCCGCCGTAAATCGCTGGCGCGCACGCATGCCCAATATAGAACCATATTTATGGCTAGAGCTCATCGGCTACCCAGAAACTAGAAACTACGTAAAAAGCGTCCTATTAGCAGAAGAAATTTATCTACAAAAACTGCTGCGGACAAACTAATAGAAGCGTAATATGTTAAGTGTTGGACTACATAGAGTTGCGGCACCTATTCACTCGTCACAAAAGAAACAAATGAATGATTTGGACATGTTAGCGCGCTTAGGATTTAGCCACAGCCGCCACTAAGTTATCCACTACCGACGGATCGGCAAGAGTTGTCGTATCGCCAATCTTATCTATCTCCCCAGCCGCTATTTTCTTTAAGATGCGCCGCATGATCTTTCCCGAACGCGTCTTAGGCAAAGCATCGGCAAAATACATTCTATCTGGAGTGGCAATTGGACCAATCTCGCTTCTAACTTGCTGGATCAATTCCTTCCGCACTTCCTCCGTAGGCTGAACGCTGCTCTTAAGCGTTACAAAACAACATATTCCCTGCCCTTTAGTCTCATGTGGATAACCCACCACTGCTGCCTCAGACACGGCCCTATGCGAAACTAGCGCGCTCTCAACTTCGGCAGTAGCAATCCTATGCGCAGACACATTGAGCACATCGTCAATTCTTCCAAGAAGCCAATAATAACCATCCTCATCGACGCGACAACCATCGGCGGTAAAGTATTTTCCAGGAAACTTGCTAAAATAAACTTCCTTTATAAGCTTATTTGTAGCATCTCCATAAACGCCTCTAATCATGCCTGGCCATGGACTTTCGATCACCAAACTGCCGCCATGATTTGCGGTAACCACTGCACCATCCTCACCAACAACTCTAGCCGCCACTCCAAAAAAAGGTTTTCCAGCCGATCCTGGCTTCATCGACATGGCTCCCGGCAAAGTACTTATCATTATTCCGCCAGTCTCCGTCTGCCACCAAGTATCGACTATGGGACAACGCTCATTCCCAATTACGCGATAATACCACATCCAAGCTTCTGGATTTATAGGCTCCCCCACGCTACCTAGCAGCCGCAGACTCGAAAGATCGTGTCTTTTTGGCAACTCGTCTCCC from Deltaproteobacteria bacterium encodes:
- a CDS encoding transglycosylase SLT domain-containing protein, with amino-acid sequence SARRETHALLEKNPELIKSLPENFMAEEVSLLLKENQAIIALAKIQEQKIAIAPKTPEYFGALFLEAQILKALRRGEEADYILLTISADGELGGADRAMLQITKDAWNANDHDRAFQFINRLLERFPETSYKDEALYIKGHLFEETHQLAEAKNVYLELHDSTVSLEIKLKTLKRIAWLYLQQESYVFAADSFQKMFATAEEMLSTAQKPKFDELDNLHHHAMFWQAFALSELDSATLRTLHHPSAESIWESLSKMQPPTFYSMLAGKFLAGGTSELKLVSRSSHTDSDMRQCVLDLPARLIDTLAELKSVDLSQFAQFEVDWFLANQMDSAKFSELSRTPIVRIQTDTTRASLYSQFASPTLAIRAASRALKEVAPLETSDERLSRCADFLLDLSYPTAEIEVFREAASTFSVSESTLLAIARTESHFDPKAISSVGAMGLMQLMRETAKTEGLLAENDLFDPKTNISLGTKHISRLLSTYDGNKIFAIAAYNAGQSAVNRWRARMPNIEPYLWLELIGYPETRNYVKSVLLAEEIYLQKLLRTN